The Hydrogenophaga crocea genome contains a region encoding:
- a CDS encoding sensor histidine kinase produces MSPRPFSLRRTLLLGILLPVFAYVVFNTVVLYRQALAAADTAYDRTLLATAKSLGEQLQVTGRGDAARVHATLLYSALEAFEADNRSRLFYRVSGFHGEMVSGFDDLPTPRRAIPKDNIYAALVNFYDDQYRGMKVRMAVLLQPVAGVEGQGVATIQVAETLELRQTLARQILIDTLWRQAALLAVIALVVVVVVQRATRPVRDISSALASRSENDLSPLPAQDAPRELLPLLDATNQHMQRLSHLLDHQKRFVRDTSHQLRTPLAVLKTQLQSARRGDVEPRQALDEIAHTVDRATDLANQMLALAKVEQLRQDRDVPLTEWAGVVRTVALDLSALIAERDLDFALELGGEAPVRAHEWALRELTRNLLHNAIKHSPQGGALHVDLHRDARTAALTVSDSGPGIAESLRQRLFQPFATDHGAGPSLSGSGLGLAICREIVQSLGGQIELNNRSVGGAVRGLDATVRLPLTTEP; encoded by the coding sequence GTGAGCCCACGTCCGTTCTCGCTGCGCCGCACCCTGCTGCTGGGCATCCTGCTGCCGGTGTTCGCCTACGTGGTGTTCAACACCGTGGTGCTGTACCGCCAGGCGCTGGCCGCGGCCGACACCGCCTACGACCGCACCTTGCTGGCCACGGCGAAATCGCTCGGCGAGCAGTTGCAGGTGACGGGGCGCGGCGATGCGGCGCGCGTGCACGCCACCCTGCTCTACTCCGCGCTCGAGGCCTTCGAGGCCGACAACCGCAGCCGGCTGTTCTACCGCGTCTCCGGTTTTCACGGCGAAATGGTCTCGGGCTTCGACGACCTGCCCACGCCGCGGCGCGCCATTCCCAAGGACAACATCTACGCCGCGCTGGTGAACTTCTACGACGACCAGTACCGCGGCATGAAGGTGCGCATGGCCGTGCTGCTGCAGCCCGTGGCCGGCGTGGAGGGCCAGGGCGTGGCCACCATCCAGGTGGCCGAGACCCTGGAGCTGCGGCAGACCCTGGCACGCCAGATCCTGATCGACACGCTGTGGCGCCAGGCCGCGCTGCTGGCGGTGATCGCGCTCGTGGTGGTGGTGGTGGTGCAGCGCGCCACGCGGCCGGTGCGCGACATCAGCAGCGCGCTGGCCTCGCGCAGCGAGAACGACCTCTCGCCGCTGCCCGCGCAGGACGCGCCGCGCGAGCTGCTGCCGCTGCTCGACGCCACCAACCAGCACATGCAGCGGCTGTCCCATCTGCTCGACCACCAGAAGCGCTTCGTGCGCGACACCTCGCACCAGCTGCGCACGCCGCTCGCGGTGCTCAAGACGCAGCTGCAGTCCGCACGCCGCGGCGACGTCGAGCCGCGCCAGGCGCTCGACGAGATCGCGCACACCGTGGACCGCGCCACCGACCTCGCCAACCAGATGCTGGCGCTCGCCAAGGTGGAGCAGCTGCGCCAGGACCGCGACGTGCCCCTGACCGAATGGGCCGGCGTGGTGCGCACCGTGGCGCTCGACCTGTCGGCGCTGATCGCCGAGCGCGACCTCGATTTCGCGCTCGAACTCGGTGGCGAGGCGCCGGTGCGGGCGCACGAATGGGCGCTGCGCGAACTCACGCGCAACCTGCTGCACAACGCCATCAAGCACTCGCCCCAGGGCGGCGCGCTGCACGTGGACCTGCACCGCGACGCGCGTACCGCCGCGCTCACCGTGAGCGACAGCGGTCCGGGCATCGCCGAAAGCCTGCGCCAGCGCCTGTTCCAACCCTTCGCCACCGACCACGGCGCCGGCCCCAGCCTCTCGGGCTCGGGCCTCGGGCTCGCGATTTGCCGGGAGATCGTGCAATCCCTCGGCGGCCAGATCGAACTGAACAACCGCAGCGTAGGCGGCGCCGTGCGCGGCCTCGACGCCACGGTGCGCCTGCCCCTCACGACCGAACCATGA
- a CDS encoding response regulator transcription factor: MKLLLVEDNATMQVTLSRALERRGLQVLTCDDGLRALGVWRQSQPDAVLLDLSLPGQDGLEVLAQARAAGLRTPVIILTARGTVGDRILGLNTGADDYLAKPFDLDELEARVRALVRRATGSDAPASTAWCGMTVDAESGAVYHQGTPLELTPRELALLRAVLARPGHAIAKERLFELVFPGEKEVQTEAIEVVAYRLRKKIAHTGAQLVTLRGLGYLLKAP, translated from the coding sequence ACAACGCCACCATGCAGGTGACCCTGAGCCGCGCGCTGGAGCGCCGCGGCCTGCAGGTGCTCACCTGCGACGACGGCCTGCGCGCGCTCGGTGTGTGGCGGCAAAGCCAGCCCGACGCGGTGCTGCTCGACCTCTCGCTGCCGGGCCAGGACGGGCTCGAGGTGCTGGCCCAGGCGCGCGCCGCGGGCCTGCGCACCCCCGTCATCATCCTCACCGCGCGCGGCACCGTGGGCGACCGCATCCTGGGCCTGAACACCGGCGCCGACGACTACCTCGCCAAGCCCTTCGACCTCGACGAGCTCGAGGCCCGCGTGCGCGCGCTGGTGCGCCGCGCCACCGGCAGCGACGCGCCCGCCTCGACCGCCTGGTGCGGCATGACGGTGGACGCCGAGAGCGGCGCCGTGTACCACCAGGGCACGCCGCTGGAGCTCACGCCGCGCGAGCTCGCGCTGCTGCGCGCGGTGCTCGCGCGACCGGGCCACGCGATCGCCAAGGAGCGGCTGTTCGAGCTCGTGTTCCCGGGCGAGAAAGAGGTGCAGACCGAAGCGATCGAGGTGGTGGCCTACCGGCTGCGCAAGAAGATCGCGCACACCGGCGCGCAACTGGTCACGCTGCGCGGGCTGGGCTACCTGTTGAAGGCACCGTGA